In the Kitasatospora terrestris genome, one interval contains:
- a CDS encoding plasmid stabilization protein — protein MPRGSSPKRERQYEHIKDSALDRGESKERAEEIAARTVNKERARHGESKTSSRSSRQDMSSSERGGQRSHSGSRGPTKEQLYNEAKKRNIDGRSKMNKKELQDALGR, from the coding sequence ATGCCTCGCGGATCGAGCCCGAAACGGGAGAGGCAGTACGAGCACATCAAGGACAGCGCGCTGGACCGCGGTGAGAGCAAGGAGCGGGCGGAGGAGATCGCCGCCCGCACCGTCAACAAGGAACGTGCCCGGCACGGCGAGTCGAAGACCTCCAGTCGCAGCTCCCGCCAGGACATGTCCTCGTCCGAGCGCGGCGGACAGCGCTCCCACAGCGGCTCCCGGGGCCCGACCAAGGAACAGCTGTACAACGAGGCCAAGAAGCGGAACATCGACGGCCGTTCGAAGATGAACAAGAAGGAACTGCAGGACGCCCTCGGCCGGTAG
- a CDS encoding CDGSH iron-sulfur domain-containing protein, with the protein MSGPDERPVPRLRLTGSGPVLVDGPVEIVLPDGRSVRADRPVTALCTCRRSRQYPFCDTSHRSRGADRRTERGDGT; encoded by the coding sequence GTGTCCGGGCCTGACGAACGTCCCGTTCCCCGCCTGAGGCTGACCGGCAGCGGCCCGGTCCTGGTCGACGGCCCCGTGGAGATCGTGCTGCCCGACGGCCGGAGCGTCCGGGCCGACCGCCCGGTCACCGCCCTGTGCACCTGTCGCCGGAGCCGCCAGTACCCCTTCTGTGACACCAGCCACCGCAGCCGCGGGGCGGACCGGCGCACGGAACGGGGCGACGGGACGTGA
- a CDS encoding HemK2/MTQ2 family protein methyltransferase, which produces MSVIKADRPGTRRTTLLLKPPGVYPAQGDTSLLVEALRRERPAPGSSLLDLGTGTGAVALAAAELGAAVTAVDLSRLALATAWLNARLRHLRLKVRHGDLTSPVAGDRFDYIVSNPPYVPSELTGPPRRGIARAWDAGPTGRLLLDRICRQAPRLLTPGGVLLIVQSSLANPDATLDALHRAGLRAGLVAARRQRFGPVMSERADWFEERGLIAPGEREETLVVVRGVRA; this is translated from the coding sequence ATGTCAGTGATCAAGGCCGACCGGCCCGGCACCCGCCGCACCACGCTTCTGCTCAAACCCCCCGGCGTGTACCCCGCCCAGGGCGACACCTCGCTCCTCGTCGAGGCGCTGCGCCGCGAACGGCCCGCGCCCGGGTCGAGCCTCCTCGATCTCGGGACCGGCACCGGAGCCGTCGCCCTGGCAGCCGCCGAGCTCGGCGCGGCGGTGACCGCCGTCGACCTCTCCCGGCTCGCGCTCGCCACCGCCTGGCTGAACGCCCGGCTTCGCCACCTGCGCCTCAAGGTCCGCCACGGCGACCTCACCTCACCGGTCGCCGGCGACCGCTTCGACTACATCGTCTCCAACCCGCCCTACGTGCCCTCGGAACTGACCGGGCCGCCGCGCCGCGGCATCGCGCGGGCCTGGGACGCCGGGCCGACCGGGCGGCTGCTCCTCGACCGGATCTGCCGCCAGGCGCCCCGGCTGCTGACCCCCGGCGGTGTCCTGCTGATCGTGCAGTCCTCCCTGGCCAATCCGGACGCCACGCTCGACGCCCTGCACCGGGCGGGGCTGCGGGCCGGACTGGTGGCGGCCCGCCGGCAGCGGTTCGGCCCGGTGATGTCGGAGCGCGCCGACTGGTTCGAGGAACGCGGGCTGATCGCTCCCGGCGAGCGCGAGGAGACCTTGGTGGTGGTCCGCGGTGTCCGGGCCTGA
- a CDS encoding iron-containing redox enzyme family protein has product MTSTTATGLAPHAAGPPPALPRPRGPVSAALLAALRGTAAGPNTRIERPPLGDPWGEDVQLALYVCYELHYQGFAGVDPEREWDASVLALRSALEQVFLAAVREETGEPPPLSAALSALLAEETDGTGPSHHLLERGERWQLREYLAHRSLYHLKEADPQMWVVPRLPNPAKAALVTVQYDEYGGGRPERAHAQLFAEMMADLGLAPGYGHYLDAVPAPALAVVNLMSLFGLHRALRGALVGQFATVEITSPPGAARLAAALERLGASPAGTLFYREHVVADAVHEQLVRRTVITPLVKDDPSLGPDIAFGIAATGAVEARFGNHLLSCWHDDRSSLLTPLPDSPQPKGGA; this is encoded by the coding sequence GTGACCTCCACCACCGCGACCGGCCTCGCCCCGCACGCCGCAGGTCCGCCGCCCGCACTGCCGAGGCCACGCGGACCGGTCAGCGCCGCCCTCCTCGCCGCCCTGCGGGGCACCGCCGCCGGCCCGAACACCCGGATCGAGCGGCCGCCGCTCGGCGACCCCTGGGGCGAGGACGTCCAGCTGGCCCTCTACGTCTGCTACGAACTGCACTACCAGGGCTTCGCCGGAGTCGACCCCGAACGGGAGTGGGACGCCTCGGTGCTCGCCCTGCGGTCCGCGCTGGAGCAGGTGTTCCTGGCCGCCGTACGGGAGGAGACCGGCGAACCCCCGCCCCTGTCCGCCGCGCTGTCCGCCCTGCTGGCCGAGGAGACCGACGGCACCGGCCCGTCCCACCACCTCCTCGAGCGCGGTGAGCGCTGGCAGCTGCGCGAGTACCTGGCGCACCGCTCGCTCTACCACCTCAAGGAGGCCGACCCGCAGATGTGGGTGGTCCCGCGGCTGCCGAACCCCGCCAAGGCCGCGCTGGTCACGGTGCAGTACGACGAGTACGGCGGCGGCCGCCCCGAGCGCGCCCACGCCCAACTGTTCGCCGAGATGATGGCGGACCTCGGACTGGCCCCCGGGTACGGTCACTACCTCGACGCCGTGCCCGCCCCCGCGCTGGCGGTGGTCAACCTGATGTCGCTGTTCGGCCTGCACCGCGCCCTGCGCGGCGCGCTGGTCGGGCAGTTCGCCACCGTGGAGATCACCTCTCCACCGGGTGCCGCCCGCCTCGCCGCAGCGCTCGAACGCCTCGGCGCCTCCCCGGCCGGCACCCTCTTCTACCGCGAGCACGTGGTGGCCGACGCCGTCCACGAGCAGCTCGTGCGCCGCACCGTCATCACCCCGCTGGTCAAGGACGATCCCTCGCTCGGCCCCGACATCGCCTTCGGCATCGCCGCCACCGGCGCGGTCGAGGCCCGCTTCGGCAACCACCTGCTCAGCTGCTGGCACGACGACCGGAGCTCCCTGCTCACCCCCCTCCCGGACTCCCCGCAACCGAAAGGCGGTGCGTGA
- the ddaH gene encoding dimethylargininase gives MTTTVPCRVATRRRFLLCPPAYFAVEYAINPWMDPSRPVDADAALRQWRTLRDTLRELGHRVETLQPLPRLPDMVFAANGASVVDGRVLVARFRHPERAPEAAAHRSWFRQAGYRPTVAQLPNEGQGDFLPVGDLVLAGSGLRTSPAAHREAEAALGRRVVSLQLTDPRFYHLDTALAVLSEDQIMYYPPAFTPESDRTLRALFPRAILATDRDADVLGLNAISDGRHVLLTDAAEGLAEQLRADGFVPVGVHLPELLKGGGGPKCCVLELHPAPGGHR, from the coding sequence ATGACCACCACCGTCCCGTGCCGAGTCGCCACCCGCCGGCGCTTCCTGCTCTGCCCACCGGCCTACTTCGCGGTCGAGTACGCGATCAACCCGTGGATGGACCCGAGCCGCCCGGTGGACGCCGATGCCGCCCTGCGGCAGTGGCGGACGCTCCGCGACACGCTGCGCGAGCTGGGCCACCGGGTGGAGACGCTGCAGCCCCTGCCGCGGCTGCCCGACATGGTGTTCGCCGCGAACGGGGCCTCGGTGGTGGACGGCCGGGTGCTGGTCGCCAGGTTCCGGCACCCCGAGCGGGCGCCGGAGGCGGCGGCCCACCGCTCGTGGTTCCGGCAGGCGGGGTACCGGCCGACGGTCGCGCAACTGCCGAACGAGGGCCAAGGCGACTTCCTTCCGGTCGGCGACCTGGTCCTGGCGGGCTCGGGCCTGCGGACCAGCCCGGCCGCGCACCGGGAGGCGGAGGCGGCGCTCGGCCGACGGGTCGTCAGCCTGCAGCTGACCGATCCGCGCTTCTACCACCTGGACACCGCGCTGGCCGTGCTGAGCGAGGACCAGATCATGTACTACCCGCCCGCCTTCACGCCCGAGAGCGACCGCACGCTGCGCGCGCTCTTCCCCCGGGCGATCCTGGCCACCGACCGGGACGCCGACGTCCTCGGCCTCAACGCGATCAGCGACGGCCGTCACGTCCTGCTCACCGACGCCGCCGAAGGCCTCGCCGAGCAGCTGCGCGCCGACGGCTTCGTGCCCGTCGGGGTGCACCTGCCCGAGCTGCTGAAGGGGGGCGGCGGCCCGAAGTGCTGCGTCCTGGAGCTCCACCCGGCGCCCGGGGGGCACCGGTGA
- a CDS encoding CinA family protein, giving the protein MSYRTGPAGRTDGPPHGPERAEVLTRQIAAALAAAGHTVAVAESLTAGRLAAAMADAPGAGETFLGGVVAYATEVKEAVLGVDAELLAATGAVHPDVAVQMAQGVRDVLGATYGLATTGVAGPAGQDGRAPGTVYVAVAGPRGSRAAAPALRGAEPDAVRTGALLAALQLLHDALRP; this is encoded by the coding sequence ATGTCGTACCGCACCGGCCCGGCCGGCCGCACGGACGGGCCACCGCACGGACCCGAGCGGGCCGAGGTCCTGACGCGGCAGATCGCCGCGGCGCTGGCCGCCGCCGGGCACACCGTGGCCGTGGCGGAGTCGTTGACCGCCGGGCGCCTCGCGGCCGCCATGGCCGATGCGCCCGGCGCGGGGGAAACCTTCCTCGGCGGGGTCGTCGCCTACGCCACCGAGGTCAAGGAAGCCGTACTCGGCGTCGACGCCGAACTCCTCGCGGCGACCGGCGCCGTGCACCCCGACGTGGCCGTCCAGATGGCCCAGGGGGTCCGGGACGTCCTGGGCGCGACCTACGGCCTCGCCACCACCGGGGTCGCCGGGCCCGCGGGACAGGACGGCCGGGCACCCGGCACGGTGTACGTCGCCGTGGCCGGCCCCCGGGGCAGTCGTGCGGCGGCCCCGGCCCTGCGGGGCGCCGAGCCCGATGCCGTGCGGACCGGCGCCCTCCTGGCCGCCCTGCAGCTGCTCCACGACGCGCTGCGGCCCTGA
- a CDS encoding carboxylate-amine ligase, with protein MRRAAMNGRADVLRFGVEEEFLLVDPATRRTVPRADLVVPHAARALGGRAQHEFLATQVEACTRPVTTAADLRAELACARRAMVEAAEEAGCLLVATGTAVLPSDHPLPLTPTDRYRRVAAHVDGTADQLGGELCGCHVHVGDLSRADALAVSARLRPWLPVLQALCVNSPFCEGRDVGAASSRAGRYLAWPTCGPAPVLDLDGYEQTMRQLTDDRVILDRRMLYWYARPSEHLPTLEVRVADTNADAETPLMLAVLLRALAQTFLGFHRRGGPPPPMPAVVLREAHRQAALGGLAGVGTDPVTGRRVATRRLVTDLLELAAPALDMAGDLETARALVHRRLTRGTGADRQRAVFDRRRSLTDVVDDLARLTARGAAAVPGSGPVTARSNVESTVAAW; from the coding sequence ATGCGACGGGCAGCGATGAACGGTCGAGCCGATGTGCTGCGGTTCGGCGTCGAGGAGGAGTTCCTCCTGGTCGACCCGGCAACCCGGCGCACCGTGCCCCGGGCCGACCTCGTGGTGCCGCACGCCGCCCGTGCGCTCGGCGGCCGGGCGCAGCACGAGTTCCTCGCCACCCAGGTCGAGGCGTGCACCCGTCCGGTCACCACCGCCGCCGACCTGCGGGCGGAGCTGGCCTGCGCGCGCCGGGCCATGGTCGAAGCGGCCGAAGAGGCCGGATGCCTGCTGGTGGCCACCGGCACCGCGGTCCTTCCGAGCGACCATCCGCTGCCGCTCACCCCCACCGACCGCTACCGGCGCGTGGCCGCGCACGTGGACGGCACCGCCGACCAACTGGGCGGCGAGCTCTGCGGCTGCCACGTGCACGTGGGCGACCTGAGCCGCGCCGACGCGCTGGCGGTCAGCGCCCGCCTGCGTCCGTGGCTGCCCGTCCTGCAGGCGCTGTGCGTCAACTCGCCGTTCTGCGAGGGCCGGGACGTCGGCGCCGCGAGCAGTCGCGCCGGCCGCTACCTGGCGTGGCCCACCTGCGGGCCCGCGCCGGTCCTGGACCTGGACGGGTACGAGCAGACGATGCGGCAGCTGACCGACGACCGCGTGATCCTCGACCGGCGGATGCTGTACTGGTACGCGCGGCCCTCCGAGCACCTGCCGACCTTGGAGGTCAGGGTCGCGGACACCAACGCGGACGCGGAGACCCCGCTCATGCTGGCCGTCCTGCTGCGCGCACTGGCGCAGACCTTCCTCGGCTTCCACCGCCGCGGTGGCCCGCCGCCGCCGATGCCGGCGGTGGTCCTGCGCGAGGCCCATCGGCAGGCGGCGCTCGGCGGCCTGGCCGGCGTCGGTACGGACCCGGTCACGGGGCGGCGCGTGGCGACGCGCCGGCTCGTCACGGACCTGCTCGAACTCGCCGCTCCCGCCCTGGACATGGCCGGCGACCTGGAGACCGCCCGCGCGCTCGTCCACCGCCGGCTGACCCGCGGCACCGGCGCGGACCGGCAGCGGGCCGTGTTCGACCGCCGCCGGTCGCTGACCGACGTGGTGGACGACCTCGCCCGCCTCACCGCCCGGGGCGCGGCCGCGGTTCCGGGCTCCGGCCCGGTCACCGCCCGGAGCAACGTCGAGAGCACCGTGGCCGCGTGGTGA
- a CDS encoding DUF4235 domain-containing protein, which produces MLRILYKPFGLLAGALGGVVAGAVFKRLWAVLGHEDEAPEATDQDRTWREVLLAAALQGAVFALVRAVIDRGGAAGVRRVTGTWPG; this is translated from the coding sequence ATGCTCAGGATTCTCTACAAGCCGTTCGGCCTGCTGGCGGGCGCGCTCGGCGGGGTCGTGGCCGGCGCCGTGTTCAAGCGGCTGTGGGCTGTCCTCGGCCACGAGGACGAGGCGCCCGAGGCCACCGACCAGGACCGCACCTGGCGGGAGGTGCTGCTGGCCGCCGCCCTGCAGGGCGCGGTCTTCGCCCTGGTCAGGGCGGTGATCGACCGCGGCGGCGCGGCCGGTGTCCGCCGGGTGACCGGCACGTGGCCCGGCTGA
- a CDS encoding DUF6296 family protein: MTTARRYALVLPGPPGSHAPSRVVNVAFTGEFTPDGFPVYADPHSGLRVEVHGGAAKVLGTSEPLLHTCLQAVLVA; encoded by the coding sequence ATGACCACTGCCCGGCGCTACGCGCTCGTCCTGCCGGGACCACCCGGCTCCCACGCACCGTCCCGCGTCGTGAACGTCGCGTTCACCGGCGAGTTCACCCCGGACGGCTTCCCCGTCTACGCCGACCCGCACAGCGGCCTGCGGGTCGAGGTCCACGGCGGCGCCGCGAAGGTCCTCGGCACCTCGGAACCGCTCCTGCACACCTGCCTGCAGGCCGTCCTCGTCGCCTGA
- a CDS encoding ATP-binding protein, with protein MTTPPAVPVLRCRLAFPAGPGSGVEKGIAFTRLALADWFPGVDRRAVWEAVLVTAELLANAATHAGGPLTLDLYRIPENRVGIAVSDTSTDRPQLQPLSPHTPGGHGLRIVDRLARAWGSSPTTTGGKTVWAEYDLAPPARGGG; from the coding sequence ATGACCACGCCGCCGGCCGTCCCGGTGCTCAGGTGCCGCCTGGCGTTCCCGGCCGGGCCGGGATCCGGTGTGGAGAAGGGCATCGCCTTCACCCGCCTGGCCCTGGCCGACTGGTTCCCCGGCGTGGACCGCCGCGCCGTCTGGGAGGCGGTCCTGGTGACGGCCGAGCTCCTCGCCAACGCCGCCACCCACGCCGGCGGCCCACTGACCCTGGACCTGTACCGGATCCCGGAGAACCGGGTCGGGATCGCCGTCAGCGACACCAGCACCGACCGACCGCAGCTCCAGCCGCTGTCACCGCACACCCCCGGCGGCCACGGCCTGCGGATCGTCGACCGCCTCGCCCGCGCCTGGGGAAGCAGCCCCACCACCACCGGTGGCAAGACCGTCTGGGCCGAATACGACCTCGCCCCACCGGCCCGGGGCGGCGGGTGA
- a CDS encoding catalase, with the protein MTDQGPVKKIVDKVAELAEAALPDDSPEVPGAPAPRPPTLAEPVEPADPLPPKQDQEAPAVVSATGRTDGAEADARSQHGAYLTTAQGTRLHDSDHSLKAGPRGPVLLQDHHLREKITHFDHERIPERVVHARGAAAHGVFRAYGTATGICRAAFLAEDVETPVFVRFSTVLGSRGSADTVRDTRGFATKFYTTEGVFDLVGNNIPVFFVQDAIKFPDVVHAAKPHPDREIPQAQSAHDTFWDFVSLHTEATHHTLWNMSDRGIPRSYRTMEGFGVHTFRLVDAEGGTVLVKWHWKPKLGVHSLVWEEAQLIAGLDPDFHRRDLYDAIESGAFPEWELGVQVFPDNEEQVFEGIDLLDPTKIVPEELAPVQPVGLLTLNGNPTNFFAEVEQVAFHPGHLVPGIDVTDDPLLAGRLFSYLDTQITRLGGPNFAQIPINRTHAPVNDMLRDGFHQDAVHGGVAPYKPNSLDGGCPFFAGAGEHGYIEHPTPIAATGKVREAPVSFSDHFTQPRLFWSSMSPVEREHIIAAYTFELGKCYEQAVKERTLKVLANIDPYLCAQVAQGLGLPAPERSEHLADIAPSPALSQVGRTWPTAGRVVGLVAAPDADLAGLDTVRRAVLDADMVPLVVGPTGGALRVDGEEPVAVQRTFATARSLEFDAVLLAGVPAPGLDADGARDAKAGNPAAPAAPVDPRITLMLTEAWRHGKAVGGWGAAGQALEAAGIPADAPGVVLGDDGEDVLAGITTLLAAHRVWERFPAPPESSD; encoded by the coding sequence ATGACCGACCAGGGACCCGTGAAGAAGATCGTCGACAAGGTGGCGGAGCTGGCCGAGGCCGCCCTTCCGGACGACAGCCCCGAGGTGCCGGGCGCGCCCGCGCCCCGGCCGCCGACGCTCGCCGAGCCCGTCGAGCCGGCCGATCCGCTGCCGCCCAAGCAGGACCAGGAAGCCCCTGCCGTTGTCTCGGCGACGGGCCGGACGGACGGGGCGGAAGCCGACGCGCGGTCACAGCACGGCGCCTACCTCACCACGGCGCAGGGCACCCGGTTGCACGACTCCGACCACTCGCTCAAGGCGGGGCCCCGCGGACCGGTGCTCCTCCAGGACCACCACCTGCGGGAGAAGATCACGCACTTCGACCACGAGCGGATCCCCGAGCGGGTGGTGCACGCGCGCGGGGCGGCCGCGCACGGAGTGTTCCGCGCGTACGGCACGGCCACCGGGATCTGCCGGGCGGCGTTCCTGGCGGAGGACGTCGAGACGCCGGTGTTCGTCAGGTTCTCGACCGTGCTGGGATCCCGGGGGTCGGCGGACACCGTCCGTGACACCCGGGGCTTCGCCACGAAGTTCTACACCACCGAGGGCGTGTTCGACCTGGTCGGCAACAACATCCCGGTCTTCTTCGTCCAGGACGCCATCAAGTTCCCCGACGTCGTGCACGCCGCCAAGCCGCACCCGGACCGGGAGATCCCGCAGGCGCAGTCGGCCCACGACACCTTCTGGGACTTCGTCTCGCTGCACACCGAGGCCACCCACCACACGCTGTGGAACATGTCGGACCGCGGGATCCCGCGGTCCTACCGGACCATGGAGGGCTTCGGCGTCCACACCTTCCGCCTGGTCGACGCCGAGGGCGGGACGGTGCTCGTGAAATGGCACTGGAAGCCGAAGCTGGGAGTGCACTCGCTGGTCTGGGAGGAGGCCCAGCTGATCGCGGGCCTCGACCCGGACTTCCACCGGCGGGACCTGTACGACGCCATCGAGTCCGGCGCGTTCCCGGAGTGGGAGCTGGGTGTGCAGGTGTTCCCCGACAACGAGGAGCAGGTGTTCGAGGGCATCGACCTGCTGGACCCGACGAAGATCGTCCCGGAGGAGCTCGCCCCCGTCCAGCCCGTCGGCCTGCTCACCCTCAACGGCAACCCGACGAACTTCTTCGCGGAGGTGGAGCAGGTCGCCTTCCACCCCGGGCACCTGGTGCCCGGCATCGACGTCACCGACGACCCGCTGCTGGCCGGCAGGTTGTTCTCCTACCTCGACACCCAGATCACCCGGCTCGGCGGCCCCAACTTCGCCCAGATCCCGATCAACCGCACCCACGCGCCGGTCAACGACATGCTCCGGGACGGCTTCCACCAGGACGCGGTGCACGGCGGCGTCGCACCGTACAAGCCGAACTCGCTGGACGGCGGCTGTCCGTTCTTCGCGGGCGCGGGCGAGCACGGCTACATCGAGCACCCGACCCCGATCGCCGCGACGGGCAAGGTCCGTGAGGCGCCGGTCTCCTTCTCCGACCACTTCACCCAGCCCCGGCTGTTCTGGTCCAGCATGAGCCCGGTCGAACGCGAGCACATCATCGCCGCCTACACCTTCGAACTCGGCAAGTGCTACGAACAGGCCGTCAAGGAACGCACGTTGAAGGTCCTTGCCAACATCGACCCGTACCTGTGCGCCCAGGTGGCGCAGGGGCTGGGCCTGCCCGCTCCCGAGCGGTCCGAGCACCTGGCCGACATCGCACCCAGCCCCGCCCTCTCGCAGGTCGGCCGCACCTGGCCGACGGCGGGCCGGGTCGTCGGTCTGGTGGCCGCCCCGGACGCGGACCTCGCCGGGCTCGACACCGTTCGCCGGGCGGTACTGGACGCCGACATGGTGCCGCTCGTCGTCGGCCCCACCGGTGGGGCGTTGAGGGTCGACGGCGAGGAACCCGTCGCCGTCCAGCGCACCTTCGCCACCGCCAGGTCGCTCGAGTTCGACGCGGTCCTGCTCGCCGGCGTGCCCGCTCCCGGGCTGGACGCGGACGGCGCGCGTGACGCCAAGGCGGGGAACCCCGCCGCTCCGGCCGCCCCCGTCGATCCCCGCATCACCCTGATGCTCACGGAGGCGTGGCGCCACGGCAAGGCGGTCGGCGGGTGGGGCGCCGCCGGGCAGGCCCTGGAGGCGGCGGGCATCCCGGCCGACGCACCGGGCGTCGTGCTCGGTGACGACGGCGAGGACGTCCTGGCCGGGATCACGACGCTCCTCGCCGCCCACCGGGTGTGGGAGCGTTTCCCGGCCCCGCCGGAGTCGTCCGACTGA
- a CDS encoding M20/M25/M40 family metallo-hydrolase yields MAGLSGDGGRPVPAPAVRDHVDGHLEGWVEELAAWTAVPSVSAVPEHASDLDDSARFLTERLREAGFPEVDVWTTAGAPAVHARWPARDPDAPTLLVYGHHDVRAVVPEHWRITAPFSPLRRGDRLYGRGASDAKAQLLCHVWALRTHLAVTGRTAPDFTLLLVVDGEEEIGSPHLADLLGRHAGRLRPDAIVLSDTMLWSLDDAAVCTGVRGAVSAHLEIRGADHDVHSGLVAGAAPDPSAELCRVLGHLHDERGRVAVPHFYDDVRPPTAARRAELASVPFDTEDWLRRTGCRGVRGEAGWSVLERLWSRPAAEIAVLHGGEPGLPSRGVMPAVAAADIGLRLVPDQSADRAVDQLRQWVGEQVSPDFAWRLTSPPINADPYSTPAGHPVLAALDRAVSRTVGRPAVHIGNGGSAPAALLAQALHAPVVFYGTGLPEDRWHDADEKVELRALRQGVETLAYFYDDLPRALGRPPAHAAA; encoded by the coding sequence ATGGCCGGGCTCTCTGGGGACGGCGGGCGGCCCGTGCCGGCCCCGGCCGTCCGTGACCACGTCGACGGGCACCTGGAGGGGTGGGTGGAGGAGCTCGCGGCCTGGACGGCCGTCCCCTCCGTCTCGGCCGTCCCCGAGCACGCGTCCGACCTGGACGACTCGGCGCGGTTCCTCACGGAGCGGCTGCGGGAGGCGGGATTCCCGGAGGTGGACGTGTGGACCACCGCGGGCGCCCCCGCCGTCCACGCCCGCTGGCCCGCCCGGGACCCCGACGCGCCGACGCTGCTCGTCTACGGCCACCACGACGTGCGCGCCGTCGTCCCGGAGCACTGGCGCATCACCGCCCCGTTCTCGCCGCTGCGCCGCGGCGACCGGCTGTACGGCCGCGGCGCCTCCGACGCCAAGGCCCAACTCCTGTGCCACGTCTGGGCGCTGCGTACCCATCTGGCGGTCACCGGCCGTACCGCACCGGACTTCACGCTCCTCCTCGTCGTCGACGGCGAGGAGGAGATCGGCTCACCCCACCTGGCCGACCTGCTGGGCCGGCACGCGGGCCGGCTGCGGCCCGATGCCATCGTGCTGTCCGACACCATGCTCTGGTCCCTCGACGACGCGGCCGTCTGCACGGGGGTGCGCGGCGCGGTCAGCGCCCACCTGGAGATCCGCGGCGCCGACCACGACGTCCACAGCGGTCTCGTCGCCGGCGCGGCCCCGGACCCGTCGGCCGAGCTCTGCCGGGTCCTCGGGCACCTCCACGACGAGCGGGGCAGGGTCGCCGTCCCCCACTTCTACGACGACGTCCGGCCGCCCACCGCGGCCCGGCGGGCCGAACTCGCCTCCGTGCCCTTCGACACCGAGGACTGGCTGCGCCGCACCGGATGCCGCGGCGTGCGCGGCGAAGCGGGGTGGAGCGTGCTCGAACGCCTGTGGAGCCGGCCCGCCGCCGAGATCGCGGTGCTGCACGGCGGCGAGCCCGGGCTGCCCTCCCGGGGCGTCATGCCCGCGGTCGCCGCCGCCGACATCGGTCTGCGCCTGGTGCCCGACCAGAGCGCCGACCGGGCCGTCGACCAACTGCGCCAGTGGGTCGGGGAGCAGGTGTCGCCGGACTTCGCCTGGCGGCTGACCAGCCCGCCGATCAACGCCGACCCCTACTCCACCCCGGCCGGGCACCCGGTCCTGGCGGCCCTGGACCGGGCGGTGAGCCGGACCGTCGGCCGCCCGGCCGTCCACATCGGCAACGGGGGCAGCGCCCCGGCCGCGCTGCTGGCGCAGGCCCTGCACGCACCGGTGGTCTTCTACGGCACCGGCCTGCCCGAGGACCGCTGGCACGACGCCGACGAGAAGGTCGAACTCCGGGCCCTGCGCCAGGGGGTGGAGACCCTGGCGTACTTCTACGACGACCTGCCCCGGGCGCTGGGACGTCCTCCCGCGCACGCGGCGGCCTGA
- a CDS encoding hemerythrin domain-containing protein, protein MGHGGNVIEELTADHREVEDMFGRIQAMAGAGQALRDLVDEVTIELVRHSVAEEQYLYPAVREYVAGGDRLADKEIEDHARVEELLKELEKTRTDDPGMDMMLQQLMDEVTAHVQDEEANLFPMLRQACTAEQLDDLGDRIRRAKAMAPTRPHPAAPSSPTASKILAPGAGLVDRARDFVTGRGRS, encoded by the coding sequence ATGGGGCACGGCGGGAACGTGATCGAGGAGCTGACGGCCGACCATCGCGAGGTGGAGGACATGTTCGGCCGGATCCAGGCGATGGCCGGCGCCGGACAGGCACTGCGGGACCTCGTGGACGAGGTCACCATCGAGCTGGTGCGCCACTCGGTCGCCGAGGAGCAGTACCTCTACCCGGCGGTCCGCGAGTACGTCGCCGGGGGCGACCGGCTCGCGGACAAGGAGATCGAGGACCACGCCCGGGTCGAGGAGCTCCTCAAGGAGCTGGAGAAGACCAGGACCGACGACCCCGGGATGGACATGATGCTCCAGCAGCTGATGGACGAGGTCACCGCCCACGTCCAGGACGAGGAGGCCAACCTCTTCCCGATGCTGCGCCAGGCCTGCACCGCCGAGCAGTTGGACGACCTCGGCGACAGGATCCGCCGCGCGAAGGCCATGGCCCCCACCCGGCCGCACCCGGCGGCGCCGAGCTCCCCGACGGCCAGCAAGATCCTCGCCCCCGGCGCAGGTCTGGTGGACCGGGCCCGTGACTTCGTGACCGGCCGCGGCCGGTCCTGA